One part of the Hydrogenobacter sp. T-2 genome encodes these proteins:
- a CDS encoding ComF family protein has protein sequence MIGLLQRLGLSSERCISCGKVFVGFSQGYLCDECLGSIKPIHPMDYSNRLEYVVSYRVFGRYESVLKEIVHHMKFKSSKSLALLLGKAIREHLWEYIEETNPDIITFPSLNLRRLWIRGFNHVEYILIGAGVPYMKVFKRSDMHKPMAFLNAEKRQKAVLEHRLKEELIDFLENKKVLVVDDLLTTGSTIERLAYLLMSIGAQEVHAYFVAKA, from the coding sequence ATGATAGGACTTTTGCAGAGGCTTGGGTTGTCTTCAGAGAGGTGTATCTCTTGTGGAAAGGTCTTTGTGGGTTTTTCTCAAGGCTACTTGTGTGATGAATGTCTTGGGTCTATAAAGCCTATCCATCCAATGGATTATTCAAATAGGCTTGAGTATGTGGTTTCATACAGGGTTTTTGGCAGGTATGAGAGTGTCCTAAAGGAGATAGTCCACCACATGAAGTTTAAAAGCTCCAAAAGCCTTGCACTACTTCTTGGCAAAGCAATAAGGGAGCATCTATGGGAGTATATAGAAGAGACAAATCCAGACATAATAACTTTCCCTTCTTTAAACCTTAGAAGACTATGGATAAGGGGTTTTAACCACGTGGAATATATACTTATAGGTGCGGGTGTGCCATACATGAAAGTTTTCAAAAGAAGTGATATGCACAAACCTATGGCTTTTCTAAATGCGGAAAAAAGACAAAAGGCAGTCTTGGAGCATAGGCTAAAAGAGGAGCTCATTGACTTTCTTGAAAACAAAAAGGTGCTGGTAGTAGACGACCTGCTAACCACTGGCTCCACTATTGAAAGGCTTGCCTATCTCCTAATGTCCATAGGAGCACAAGAGGTTCACGCCTATTTTGTGGCAAAGGCTTAG
- the radC gene encoding RadC family protein: MYKKVKSLKELPEDLKPREKMLRVGADSLTEEELLAIILGSGTRERDVLSLSAEIVRVGWQKLSRMTIGEIMKSFKGIGEAKACQIKAILELAKRINDPYEGVYINNPEDAYRFLKNMMDERREHLIALYLTPTNKLIAHEIIAIGRMNALHAEPKEILYHAINTACYSILIAHNHPKGELKPSREDIEFTKRLKDACQLIGFELLDHLIVNKKGYISLRREGYI; this comes from the coding sequence ATGTATAAAAAGGTCAAAAGTCTAAAGGAGCTTCCAGAAGACCTAAAGCCAAGAGAGAAAATGCTCAGAGTGGGAGCGGACAGTCTTACAGAAGAGGAGCTTTTGGCTATTATACTTGGCTCTGGCACAAGGGAAAGGGATGTGCTTAGTTTATCTGCGGAGATAGTAAGGGTTGGATGGCAAAAGCTAAGCAGGATGACTATAGGTGAGATTATGAAAAGCTTTAAGGGTATAGGTGAGGCAAAGGCATGTCAAATAAAAGCAATATTGGAGCTTGCAAAAAGAATAAACGACCCATACGAAGGTGTTTATATAAATAACCCAGAGGATGCTTATAGGTTTTTGAAAAATATGATGGACGAACGTAGGGAACACCTCATAGCCCTATATCTCACTCCTACCAACAAGTTGATAGCCCATGAGATTATAGCCATAGGGAGGATGAACGCTTTGCACGCAGAGCCAAAGGAAATTCTTTACCATGCTATAAATACCGCTTGCTATTCTATACTCATAGCACACAACCATCCAAAGGGTGAACTAAAGCCTTCAAGAGAAGACATAGAGTTTACAAAGAGGCTTAAAGATGCCTGTCAACTTATAGGCTTTGAACTTCTTGACCATCTCATAGTAAACAAAAAAGGCTACATATCTCTTAGAAGGGAGGGTTATATATGA
- a CDS encoding GTP-binding protein: MRTIKKIKIVIAGPFAAGKTQFINTVSEIKTVKTERKTQAVGEKSVKEYTTVAMDFGKIRIDDEHELYLFGTPGQSRFDFMWEILGEGALGIIILVDSTDPSTFHEARKIINFFQSRFPVPMVVGANKQDLPNAWPPEDVASVLDISEDEGIPVLPVSAIDKESVKRVLLSLLEIIKEELSA; the protein is encoded by the coding sequence ATGAGGACTATAAAGAAAATAAAGATAGTAATTGCTGGACCCTTTGCGGCGGGTAAAACTCAGTTTATAAACACAGTTAGTGAGATAAAAACTGTCAAAACTGAACGGAAAACCCAGGCAGTTGGCGAAAAGAGTGTAAAAGAATACACCACCGTTGCCATGGACTTTGGAAAAATTCGTATAGACGATGAACACGAGCTGTATCTCTTTGGCACGCCTGGTCAGTCAAGGTTTGATTTCATGTGGGAGATACTCGGTGAGGGTGCTCTTGGAATAATAATATTGGTGGATAGCACAGACCCTTCCACTTTTCACGAGGCAAGAAAGATAATAAACTTCTTCCAGTCTCGCTTTCCTGTTCCCATGGTGGTGGGTGCTAATAAACAGGACCTACCTAATGCGTGGCCACCAGAGGATGTGGCTTCTGTTCTTGATATAAGTGAGGATGAAGGTATACCAGTATTACCCGTTTCAGCAATTGACAAGGAAAGTGTCAAGAGGGTGCTTCTTTCTCTGCTCGAAATAATAAAAGAAGAATTATCCGCTTAG
- a CDS encoding phosphatidylglycerophosphatase A family protein: MWQELIATGFYVGRFRYAPGTVGTLLGVPLVYLLVYKWWLTLLFGLLLYAVAVWSANYMIELTREEDPEEVVIDEIVGYFFSFLFIEPTLKTMAVAFITFRVLDILKPYPIKLFEKLPKGHGVVADDVVAGIMNAVILYFLFG; the protein is encoded by the coding sequence ATGTGGCAGGAGTTAATCGCCACGGGCTTTTACGTGGGACGTTTTAGGTATGCACCGGGCACAGTGGGAACTCTTCTTGGTGTCCCTCTTGTTTATCTGCTTGTTTACAAGTGGTGGCTCACCTTACTTTTTGGGCTTTTGCTGTATGCGGTTGCGGTCTGGTCTGCCAACTATATGATAGAACTAACAAGGGAGGAAGATCCAGAAGAGGTGGTAATAGACGAGATAGTAGGCTACTTCTTCTCTTTTCTCTTTATTGAACCTACACTAAAGACCATGGCGGTTGCCTTTATAACCTTTAGGGTCTTGGATATACTAAAGCCCTATCCCATAAAGCTCTTTGAAAAACTGCCAAAGGGTCATGGTGTAGTGGCGGACGATGTGGTCGCAGGTATTATGAACGCAGTCATACTGTATTTTCTTTTTGGCTAA
- a CDS encoding permease → MRLLEKFFLSLYDYTLDILPFFLIAVLITSILQGFTKLSWLKVFLKNKRTAPIYTGFLGGLLPLCSCSMLPVANLINSMSRSYAPVLSFLIVAPVVSPVTLILTYGYFGLPMTALRLFGTLGFALFFAYMAELFFKKPSSLPLSFGGASQSGWKSFGTHFKDNLFGIGKYLLLGIVIASLIKTLIPPELIRPIAGSFLSYPLVSFTSIPIYVCSGEEVPIAKALRDIGFSSGVSLTFMLGGTGICMPTIIATLKFLPKGLVVAYVIFWVIFSIIMGVVYDIFLWKF, encoded by the coding sequence ATGAGGCTTTTGGAGAAGTTTTTCCTTTCTCTGTATGACTACACTCTGGATATACTTCCCTTCTTCTTAATTGCGGTCCTCATAACCTCTATCCTGCAAGGCTTTACAAAACTTAGCTGGCTAAAAGTATTTCTCAAAAATAAAAGGACCGCACCCATATACACAGGCTTTCTTGGTGGGCTTTTGCCTCTTTGCTCTTGCTCCATGCTTCCTGTGGCAAACCTTATAAATAGTATGTCAAGGAGCTATGCACCCGTCCTATCCTTTCTCATAGTGGCTCCTGTGGTATCTCCAGTAACATTAATACTTACCTATGGATACTTCGGTCTTCCCATGACTGCCCTTAGACTTTTTGGCACCTTAGGTTTTGCCCTATTTTTTGCTTACATGGCTGAGTTATTTTTCAAAAAACCCAGTAGTCTACCTCTTTCCTTTGGTGGTGCAAGCCAAAGCGGATGGAAGTCCTTTGGTACACACTTCAAGGACAACCTCTTTGGGATAGGTAAATACCTTCTTCTCGGTATAGTCATAGCCTCTCTCATAAAAACCCTCATACCACCAGAGCTCATAAGACCCATAGCGGGAAGTTTTCTTTCTTATCCTTTAGTCTCCTTTACATCTATACCCATATATGTGTGTTCTGGTGAAGAAGTTCCGATAGCTAAGGCTCTGAGAGATATAGGCTTTAGCTCAGGTGTGTCCCTTACCTTCATGCTTGGTGGCACGGGTATATGCATGCCTACAATAATTGCGACCCTTAAGTTTCTGCCAAAAGGTTTAGTGGTTGCCTATGTGATTTTTTGGGTCATCTTTTCTATAATCATGGGTGTTGTTTACGATATATTTCTATGGAAATTTTAG
- a CDS encoding roadblock/LC7 domain-containing protein has translation MDRYTQVLQELIRNTGLEGASLVSADGLPIASVLKPGMEEDRIAAMSAAILSLGERVSEELAKGNLEQITVKGHDGYVILTGVGRDAVMVVLADNNAKLGLLLMEIKKAQDKIKGMI, from the coding sequence ATGGATAGATATACTCAGGTTCTACAGGAACTGATAAGAAACACAGGCTTAGAGGGTGCATCCCTCGTGTCTGCAGACGGATTGCCCATAGCATCGGTTCTCAAACCGGGCATGGAAGAGGACCGAATAGCTGCAATGAGTGCGGCTATACTCTCATTGGGTGAACGCGTTTCAGAGGAATTAGCTAAGGGCAATTTGGAACAGATAACCGTCAAGGGGCATGATGGGTATGTTATTCTGACGGGAGTGGGAAGAGATGCAGTTATGGTGGTTCTTGCGGACAACAATGCCAAGCTTGGACTACTACTTATGGAGATAAAGAAGGCACAGGACAAAATAAAAGGGATGATATAA
- a CDS encoding hemolysin family protein → MEVLGFLLGAFFFVLLEAFFAGSEIALVSVDRGRVMNLYRKTKQEFLKDFYENPEEYITLTMLGYTVSIVFASTFYTLAVIELSDYLTFIRGFEVVFSASLVVFTLILGELLPKSLFQKHAERLVLPSLWALSKLKIFTKPILVLSRVVSRLITSNFKGRYQEKLEREDLIKLMEQVTNKEESLRIALQSITMKDLFVTEEIKPIKEVVMVEENASIEQVMSLMKESQYRRLPVYRKRVDQIVGYVDLFDLIQSRHARFIRELIRPVHYFSEFTTLDKVFESFKSSKEQMGVVVDERGNILGIITWDNLQSYLIGGLYEGKTEEDEDIVEIEKDIWIAEGGIEKERIERLLSIKLPEGPYTTLGGFISFMLKGFPEKGQVVEYEGYRFKVLQRDERRIIKVRIEKHV, encoded by the coding sequence ATGGAAGTCTTAGGCTTTCTTCTTGGTGCATTCTTCTTTGTACTTCTTGAGGCTTTTTTTGCTGGCTCTGAAATAGCCCTTGTGAGCGTGGATAGGGGGAGGGTAATGAACCTATACAGAAAGACAAAGCAGGAGTTTCTGAAGGATTTTTATGAAAACCCAGAGGAATACATAACTCTCACCATGCTTGGATACACGGTTAGCATAGTTTTTGCTTCTACTTTTTACACCTTGGCGGTTATAGAACTATCCGACTATCTGACCTTTATAAGAGGCTTTGAGGTGGTTTTTTCCGCAAGCCTTGTGGTCTTTACACTAATCCTTGGGGAACTGCTTCCTAAAAGTCTATTCCAGAAACATGCGGAAAGGCTTGTGCTACCTTCCCTTTGGGCCTTGAGCAAACTAAAGATTTTTACGAAACCCATCCTCGTCCTCTCAAGAGTTGTAAGTAGGCTTATAACTAGCAACTTCAAAGGTAGATACCAAGAAAAACTTGAGAGGGAAGACCTCATAAAGCTCATGGAGCAGGTCACAAACAAAGAGGAGAGCCTGCGTATAGCATTGCAAAGCATAACTATGAAAGACCTCTTTGTAACAGAGGAGATAAAACCCATAAAAGAGGTAGTAATGGTAGAGGAAAATGCCAGCATTGAGCAAGTTATGTCTCTCATGAAGGAAAGTCAATACAGGAGGCTCCCCGTTTACAGAAAAAGAGTTGACCAGATAGTGGGTTATGTAGACCTTTTTGACCTGATTCAGAGCAGGCATGCGAGGTTTATAAGAGAGCTCATAAGACCTGTCCATTATTTTTCGGAGTTTACTACCCTTGATAAGGTCTTTGAATCCTTCAAAAGTAGCAAGGAACAGATGGGTGTTGTAGTAGACGAAAGGGGGAATATCTTAGGAATTATCACATGGGATAACCTTCAAAGCTACCTAATAGGTGGTCTTTATGAAGGAAAAACTGAGGAGGACGAGGATATAGTGGAGATAGAAAAGGATATATGGATAGCAGAGGGCGGTATTGAAAAAGAAAGAATAGAGAGGCTTCTAAGTATAAAACTTCCAGAGGGACCCTATACAACCTTGGGAGGCTTTATTTCCTTTATGCTTAAAGGATTTCCCGAAAAGGGTCAAGTTGTAGAATATGAAGGCTATCGCTTTAAGGTGCTCCAGAGGGATGAAAGGAGGATAATAAAGGTAAGGATAGAAAAGCATGTATAA
- a CDS encoding DUF1122 family protein, with amino-acid sequence MEAFKKDLAVHFQLLKVEGGRFAEEENITLGKDGKRILFIKAFYGRRPYWKEWVELFHIEPEFFGSPLEDELYGVLAKYFRRIFVEYYEDPQTMQELKKGIEPQNTRLGSKLKVLGYRSFRDWYYPEGWMEGGYKLQAEK; translated from the coding sequence ATGGAGGCCTTCAAAAAAGATTTAGCTGTGCATTTTCAACTTCTCAAAGTTGAAGGTGGTAGGTTCGCAGAAGAGGAGAACATAACCCTAGGCAAGGACGGCAAAAGGATACTTTTCATAAAAGCCTTCTACGGCAGAAGACCTTATTGGAAAGAGTGGGTGGAGCTTTTCCATATAGAGCCTGAGTTTTTTGGCTCTCCTCTTGAGGATGAGCTGTATGGCGTATTGGCAAAATATTTCAGAAGGATTTTCGTAGAGTATTACGAAGACCCTCAAACCATGCAGGAGCTAAAGAAGGGAATAGAGCCACAAAACACAAGACTAGGTTCAAAGCTAAAAGTCTTAGGTTATAGGTCCTTTAGAGATTGGTATTATCCTGAGGGATGGATGGAAGGAGGCTATAAATTGCAGGCAGAGAAGTAA
- a CDS encoding aminotransferase class I/II-fold pyridoxal phosphate-dependent enzyme: MSESWMFPRVSRLPKYVFAMVNELKYKLRREGEDIVDLGMGNPDLPPANHIVEKLCEVARRDNVHGYSASKGIPRLRKAICDFYRRRYGVELDPEREAILTIGAKEGYSHLMLAMLEPGDTVLVSNPTYPIHYYAPIIAGGDAISVPIIPDEGEDFEESFLRRIQDTLRASFRKPRAIVLSFPHNPTTLCVSLDFFREMVKLAKREEVWLIHDFAYADLGFDGYEPPSILQVEGAKEVAVELYSMSKGFSMAGWRVAFLVGNEVLIKNLAHLKSYLDYGVFTPIQVASIIALDSPYEIVEKSKEVYRKRRDVLVEGLNRIGWTVEKPKGSMFLWAKIPSWVGMNSLDFSLFLLKEAKVAVSPGIGFGEYGEGYVRFALVENEHRIRQAVRGIKRAFEKFTQRV, translated from the coding sequence ATGAGTGAAAGCTGGATGTTTCCAAGGGTAAGCAGACTTCCCAAGTATGTCTTTGCCATGGTCAACGAGCTAAAGTATAAGCTAAGGCGTGAGGGGGAGGACATAGTAGACCTTGGCATGGGAAACCCAGACCTTCCACCTGCAAACCATATAGTGGAAAAGCTCTGTGAGGTAGCAAGAAGAGACAACGTGCATGGCTACTCCGCCTCAAAGGGAATTCCAAGGCTCAGAAAAGCCATATGCGACTTTTACCGTAGAAGGTATGGCGTGGAGCTTGACCCAGAGAGAGAAGCTATCCTCACTATAGGTGCAAAGGAAGGATATTCACACCTTATGTTGGCGATGCTTGAGCCTGGTGATACGGTGCTCGTTTCTAACCCCACATACCCCATACACTACTACGCACCCATCATAGCAGGTGGCGATGCCATATCTGTTCCCATAATACCCGACGAAGGAGAGGATTTTGAGGAGAGCTTTCTAAGAAGAATCCAGGACACACTCAGGGCTTCCTTTAGAAAACCAAGGGCTATAGTGCTTAGCTTTCCCCACAACCCTACCACCCTCTGCGTAAGCCTTGACTTTTTCAGAGAGATGGTAAAGTTGGCAAAAAGAGAAGAGGTTTGGCTTATTCATGACTTTGCCTACGCAGACCTGGGTTTTGATGGATACGAACCTCCCAGCATACTTCAGGTAGAAGGTGCAAAAGAGGTGGCGGTGGAGCTTTATTCCATGTCAAAGGGTTTTTCTATGGCAGGTTGGCGTGTTGCCTTCCTTGTGGGAAACGAGGTGCTCATAAAGAACCTTGCACACCTTAAGAGCTACCTTGACTATGGTGTTTTTACCCCCATTCAGGTTGCCTCCATAATAGCCCTTGATAGTCCTTATGAGATAGTGGAAAAAAGCAAAGAGGTATACAGAAAAAGGAGGGATGTGCTTGTGGAAGGTCTTAACCGTATAGGCTGGACTGTGGAAAAGCCAAAGGGAAGCATGTTTCTTTGGGCTAAAATTCCTTCTTGGGTTGGTATGAATTCCTTAGACTTTTCTCTATTTCTTTTGAAAGAGGCTAAGGTGGCGGTATCTCCCGGCATAGGCTTTGGTGAATACGGCGAGGGTTATGTGAGATTTGCCCTTGTGGAAAACGAACATAGAATAAGGCAGGCGGTAAGAGGTATAAAGAGAGCATTTGAGAAGTTCACGCAGAGGGTATGA
- a CDS encoding DUF4388 domain-containing protein: MALTGDLKTFNFVDILQIIAKDRKSGILLVEWKDITAAYYVKDGEIIFARPVDRVFRVYAERDFDLLIEKLRISRDNLFRTVQRFLIERLDMKEGVFSFTPGFVRYSSNYSVVYPVEDIIMMASRTLTPEEVERKISDELILFEPVEGSEERLKKVELTPEEQRVLSLINGERTVYDIRKDSGLENLTVDRALYGFLALGVIKRKKRERKQKPSIALDLLMKIIERIREL; the protein is encoded by the coding sequence ATGGCTCTGACAGGTGACCTTAAAACTTTTAACTTTGTTGACATACTCCAGATAATAGCCAAAGATAGGAAGAGTGGAATACTCCTCGTAGAATGGAAAGATATAACAGCGGCTTACTATGTAAAGGATGGGGAGATAATCTTTGCCCGTCCTGTGGATAGGGTGTTTAGAGTTTACGCGGAGAGGGACTTTGACCTTCTAATAGAAAAGCTCCGCATATCAAGAGATAATCTTTTTAGGACTGTGCAGAGGTTTCTCATCGAAAGGCTTGATATGAAAGAAGGTGTATTTTCTTTCACGCCCGGTTTTGTTAGATACAGCTCTAATTATTCAGTAGTCTACCCTGTTGAAGATATAATTATGATGGCATCTCGTACTCTCACCCCAGAGGAGGTTGAAAGAAAGATATCTGATGAACTTATCCTCTTTGAACCAGTAGAGGGTTCTGAGGAGAGGTTGAAGAAGGTAGAGCTCACTCCAGAGGAGCAAAGGGTTCTTTCTCTCATAAACGGTGAGAGGACGGTATACGACATAAGAAAAGACTCTGGTCTTGAAAACCTTACGGTAGATAGAGCTCTATACGGTTTTCTTGCCCTTGGAGTTATAAAGAGGAAAAAGAGAGAGAGGAAGCAAAAACCGTCAATAGCCCTTGACCTTCTAATGAAAATAATAGAAAGGATAAGGGAGCTGTAA
- the rplM gene encoding 50S ribosomal protein L13 produces MKTYHVRKEDVVRSWWVVDAQGKTLGRLASQVARVLMGKHKPYYQPDVDCGDFVIVLNADKVVATGKKLEQKKYYFHSNYPGGLKERTLAWMLENKPEEVIRLAVKRMLPKNRLGHRMLKRLKVYRGSEHPHIAQQPKTLEVEA; encoded by the coding sequence ATGAAAACTTATCATGTTAGAAAAGAGGATGTGGTAAGAAGCTGGTGGGTTGTAGATGCTCAAGGTAAAACCCTTGGCAGGTTGGCTTCTCAAGTAGCAAGGGTTTTAATGGGAAAGCACAAACCCTATTACCAGCCTGACGTGGATTGCGGAGATTTTGTGATAGTCCTTAATGCAGACAAGGTGGTTGCCACTGGCAAAAAGTTAGAGCAGAAGAAATACTACTTCCATAGCAATTATCCTGGCGGTCTAAAGGAAAGAACTCTTGCTTGGATGCTTGAGAATAAGCCAGAGGAGGTAATAAGGCTTGCGGTAAAGAGGATGCTTCCAAAAAACAGGCTGGGGCACAGAATGCTAAAGAGGCTAAAGGTTTACAGAGGCTCTGAACATCCTCACATAGCCCAACAACCCAAAACATTGGAGGTTGAAGCATGA
- a CDS encoding TraR/DksA C4-type zinc finger protein, whose amino-acid sequence MHHLTPEQIAELREDLLRMRERIIKYAEEQIRDPSNVSFEGGDEIDRANIETERYISLQRIKTRELKLLRKIDYALMKIEQGTYGICESCGALIPFERLKARPVTTMCINCKELEEEGEHE is encoded by the coding sequence ATGCATCACCTAACTCCAGAACAGATAGCGGAGCTAAGGGAAGACCTTCTTAGGATGAGGGAGAGGATAATAAAGTATGCGGAAGAGCAGATAAGAGACCCTTCAAACGTTTCCTTTGAGGGCGGTGATGAAATAGACAGGGCAAACATCGAAACTGAAAGGTATATAAGCCTACAGAGAATAAAGACAAGGGAGCTAAAGCTATTGCGTAAGATAGACTATGCACTTATGAAAATAGAGCAAGGCACTTACGGTATATGTGAAAGCTGTGGTGCCCTTATACCCTTTGAAAGACTAAAGGCAAGACCTGTAACCACCATGTGTATAAACTGCAAAGAGCTTGAAGAGGAAGGAGAGCATGAGTGA
- a CDS encoding HI0074 family nucleotidyltransferase substrate-binding subunit: protein MKREEVLKSYDKLRRSFETLREAVLTAGTSLEIDGTLQRFEYTFDTFWKFLKILLEYHGFECRSPRSCIKTAFRVGFLGEEEIFLDMLEDRNLISHIYSEEESRKVFERIKNLYTRVLEEFIKNIQNSF from the coding sequence ATGAAAAGGGAAGAAGTGCTTAAATCTTACGATAAATTGAGAAGGTCTTTTGAAACCCTAAGAGAAGCGGTTTTGACAGCAGGGACTTCCCTTGAAATAGACGGAACATTGCAGAGATTTGAATACACCTTTGATACTTTTTGGAAATTTTTGAAAATTCTATTAGAATACCACGGCTTTGAGTGTAGAAGTCCAAGAAGCTGTATTAAAACAGCTTTTAGAGTAGGCTTTCTCGGAGAAGAGGAGATATTTTTGGACATGCTTGAAGATAGAAACCTCATATCTCATATATACAGCGAAGAAGAAAGTAGGAAAGTGTTTGAGAGGATAAAAAATCTCTACACAAGAGTCCTTGAGGAATTTATAAAAAACATACAAAACTCCTTCTAA
- the argC gene encoding N-acetyl-gamma-glutamyl-phosphate reductase, whose translation MEQEIKVCVYGATGYTGVELLRILLEHPYAKIVSLTSQSYAGKRLSEVFPSFLPTPLGSMFLTAEPEEDFDIAFLCLPHETSLELVPELLKRGKRVIDLSGAYRIGDKSKYPEYYGFEHTHPELLDKAVYGLPELFREHIKTAQLVANPGCYPTATLLALYPILREGIELDFVIVDALSGVSGAGRKTSQKFHYPEMEGNAFAYSVEKHRHTPEMEYVIQRVYGKDIKLRFTPQVIPAVRGMMAKVYTRCEELDFVSLYKETYEGEPFVFISQEPPHLKHVVGTNFCLLYLHYHRETSILEVISVIDNLSKGASSQAVQNFNIMMGFGEGLALKRLATFP comes from the coding sequence ATGGAGCAAGAGATAAAAGTATGCGTTTATGGTGCGACAGGGTATACTGGAGTTGAGCTCCTAAGGATACTTTTGGAGCATCCATATGCTAAGATAGTCTCTTTGACCTCTCAATCCTACGCAGGGAAAAGGCTCTCTGAGGTCTTTCCTTCCTTTTTGCCCACTCCCTTGGGTTCTATGTTTCTTACCGCTGAGCCTGAAGAAGACTTTGACATAGCCTTTCTCTGCCTTCCTCATGAAACTTCCCTTGAGCTTGTGCCAGAGCTTCTCAAAAGGGGCAAAAGGGTTATAGACCTCTCTGGTGCATACAGGATCGGAGACAAAAGCAAGTATCCCGAATATTATGGCTTTGAGCACACTCATCCAGAGCTTTTGGATAAGGCTGTCTACGGACTGCCAGAGCTTTTCAGAGAACACATAAAAACCGCTCAGCTTGTGGCAAACCCGGGGTGTTATCCTACCGCCACACTCTTGGCTCTTTATCCGATCCTCAGAGAAGGGATTGAGTTGGACTTTGTTATCGTTGATGCCCTCTCTGGGGTTTCTGGTGCGGGAAGAAAAACAAGCCAGAAGTTCCACTACCCTGAGATGGAAGGCAACGCCTTTGCATACTCTGTGGAAAAGCACAGACACACTCCAGAGATGGAATATGTTATTCAGAGGGTGTATGGTAAGGATATTAAGCTGAGATTTACACCGCAGGTGATACCTGCAGTGCGTGGAATGATGGCAAAGGTGTATACAAGATGTGAAGAGCTGGACTTTGTTAGCCTTTATAAGGAAACATACGAAGGGGAACCTTTCGTATTTATTTCTCAGGAGCCTCCTCACCTTAAACATGTAGTCGGAACCAACTTTTGCCTTTTGTATTTACACTACCACAGGGAGACTTCTATCCTTGAGGTTATAAGCGTTATAGACAACCTGAGCAAAGGAGCATCCTCTCAAGCGGTGCAGAACTTTAATATTATGATGGGTTTTGGGGAGGGCTTAGCACTAAAGAGGCTTGCTACGTTTCCCTAA
- the rpsI gene encoding 30S ribosomal protein S9 produces MSLKLKDFKIGFDNSFYGTGRRKESVARVWLIRGTDKQVVKVKESGKEYALKDYLQREALYQKVLYPIKLTGLEGRFGIYATVSGGGISGQADAIMYGIAKALLKYNPDLRPTLKKAGLLKRDAREKERKKYGLMKARKAYRWSKR; encoded by the coding sequence ATGAGCTTAAAGCTGAAAGACTTCAAAATAGGATTTGATAACTCCTTTTATGGCACTGGCAGAAGAAAGGAAAGCGTTGCAAGGGTCTGGCTCATTAGGGGAACAGACAAGCAAGTTGTCAAAGTAAAAGAGAGCGGAAAGGAATATGCTCTAAAAGACTATCTCCAAAGAGAGGCTCTCTATCAAAAGGTCTTGTATCCTATAAAGCTCACTGGTCTTGAGGGAAGGTTTGGTATATACGCCACCGTGAGCGGTGGGGGCATAAGCGGTCAAGCGGACGCCATAATGTATGGAATTGCCAAGGCTCTGCTTAAATACAACCCAGACCTAAGACCTACCCTAAAGAAGGCAGGCTTGCTAAAGAGAGATGCAAGGGAAAAGGAAAGGAAGAAGTATGGTCTTATGAAGGCAAGAAAAGCCTACAGATGGAGCAAGAGATAA
- the mntA gene encoding type VII toxin-antitoxin system MntA family adenylyltransferase antitoxin, producing the protein MKYKAKDITQRVVDLLKQELNPERIILFGSRAKGNAKPYSDIDIAVEGGKILDYRERRKLKEKIEEISGIYSFDLIFLDSVEDDFAEIIRKTGRVLYEKGRSA; encoded by the coding sequence ATGAAATACAAGGCAAAGGATATAACGCAGAGGGTTGTTGACCTTCTGAAGCAGGAACTGAACCCCGAAAGGATAATTCTTTTTGGCTCAAGAGCAAAGGGCAATGCAAAGCCTTACTCAGATATTGACATAGCTGTGGAAGGTGGTAAAATCCTTGACTACAGAGAAAGGAGAAAGCTAAAGGAAAAGATAGAAGAGATAAGTGGCATATACAGTTTTGACCTGATTTTTCTTGATAGTGTAGAGGATGACTTCGCGGAGATAATTAGAAAAACAGGTAGAGTTTTGTATGAAAAGGGAAGAAGTGCTTAA